A genomic region of Palaemon carinicauda isolate YSFRI2023 chromosome 11, ASM3689809v2, whole genome shotgun sequence contains the following coding sequences:
- the LOC137649489 gene encoding micronuclear linker histone polyprotein-like — MCPRKHQKQSKRVPENTKNSRNVSQKTPKTVETCPRKHQKQSKRVPENTKNSRNVSQKTPKTVETCPRKHQKQSKRIPENTKNSRNVSQKTPKTVETCPRKHQKQSKRIPENTKNSRNVSQKTPKTVETYPRKHQKQSKRIPENTKNSRNVSQKTPKQSKRVPENTKNSRNVSQKTPKTVETCPRKHQKQSKRIPENTKNSRNVSQKTPKTVETYPRSYDYDLNRPRAFPCKLG; from the coding sequence ATGTGTcccagaaaacaccaaaaacagtCGAAACGTGTcccagaaaacaccaaaaacagtCGAAACGTATcccagaaaacaccaaaaacagtCGAAACGTGTCCAAGAAAACACCAAAAACAGTCGAAACGTGTcccagaaaacaccaaaaacagtCGAAACGTATcccagaaaacaccaaaaacagtCGAAACGTGTcccagaaaacaccaaaaacagtCGAAACGTATcccagaaaacaccaaaaacagtCGAAACGTGTcccagaaaacaccaaaaacagtCGAAACGTGTcccagaaaacaccaaaaacagtCGAAACGTATcccagaaaacaccaaaaacagtCGAAACGTATcccagaaaacaccaaaaacagtCGAAACGTATcccagaaaacaccaaaaacagtCGAAACGTATcccagaaaacaccaaaaacagtCGAAACGTATCCCAGAAAACACCAAAACAGTCGAAACGTGTcccagaaaacaccaaaaacagtCGAAACGTATcccagaaaacaccaaaaacagtCGAAACGTGTcccagaaaacaccaaaaacagtCGAAACGTATcccagaaaacaccaaaaacagtCGAAACGTATcccagaaaacaccaaaaacagtCGAAACGTATCCCAGAAGCTATGATTATGACCTCAACAGACCGAGAGCATTTCCATGCAAATTAGGTTAg